A window of Primulina tabacum isolate GXHZ01 chromosome 4, ASM2559414v2, whole genome shotgun sequence contains these coding sequences:
- the LOC142542951 gene encoding cyclin-dependent kinase F-4-like yields the protein MERYKIIREVGNGTFGTVWRALSKQSGEVVAIKKMKKKYYSWEECVSLREVKSLRKMSHSNIVKLKEVIRENDILYFVFEYMECNLYQLMKDRGKLFSETEVKNWCFQVFQGLAYMHQRGYFHRDLKPENLLVSKDVIKIADFGLAREINSQPPFTEYVSTRWYRAPEVLLQSPTYGPPVDMWAMGAIMAELCTLRPLFPGSSEANEIYKICSVIGSPTNNEWPEGIELANAISYQFPQVAGVHLSSLIPGVSEDVINLITSLCSWDPCKRPTALEALQHPFFQSCFYVPPSLRAKATIAKTPPSVGTRGVLEQKCGRRYAASLSIPKPSNNLYTAKSQSSLSAGVQRKLDMNTQDMVKNDKNLKNHLKQQPRYRPPGMNGPSGNGGKTRAISDTTEKLANMSVGSGRSLVKPSVPPPPMKAGGWHGPSELLLGRMSELPKRPYNRKVAG from the exons ATGGAAAG ATACAAGATCATAAGGGAAGTTGGTAATGGCACATTTGGAACTGTATGGCGAGCTTTAAGCAAACAGTCTGGTGAAGTG GTggcaattaaaaaaatgaagaagaaatattACTCGTGGGAAGAATGTGTGAGCCTGAGAGAAGTCAAG TCACTGAGGAAAATGAGCCACTCAAACATCGTAAAGCTCAAGGAAGTAATTAGGGAAAATGATATCTTGTACTTTGTTTTTGAGTACATG GAATGCAATTTATACCAGCTTATGAAAGACAGAGGAAAGCTGTTTTCAGAAACCGAGGTGAAAAACTGGTGCTTCCAAGTATTTCAAGGTCTCGCGTACATGCACCAGCGAGGATACTTTCATCGAGACCTCAAGCCAG AGAACTTGCTAGTATCAAAGGATGTCATAAAAATTGCCGATTTTGGTCTTGCTCGCGAGATCAACTCTCAACCTCCATTCACTGAATATGTCTCGACACGCTG GTACCGAGCTCCTGAAGTTCTGCTTCAGTCACCAACTTACGGTCCCCCGGTTG ACATGTGGGCAATGGGTGCTATAATGGCTGAATTATGCACACTCCGTCCTCTATTTCCAGGCTCAAG TGAGGCAAATGAAATTTACAAAATATGCTCTGTGATAGGCAGCCCAACCAATAATGAATGGCCTGAGGGGATTGAACTTGCTAATGCCATCAGTTACCAGTTCCCACAA GTCGCTGGGGTGCATCTTTCGTCATTGATACCAGGTGTCAGCGAGGATGTTATTAATCTTATCACA TCACTTTGTTCATGGGATCCTTGCAAGAGGCCAACCGCCTTGGAGGCTCTTCAACACCCCTTCTTCCAG AGTTGCTTTTATGTTCCACCATCATTGCGTGCTAAAGCTACCATTGCAAAAACACCTCCTTCTG TGGGAACAAGAGGAGTTTTGGAGCAAAAATGCGGGAGGAGATATGCAGCTAGTTTATCAATCCCAAAGCCCAGCAACAATTTATACACTGCGAAATCCCAGTCATCTTTGAGTGCAG GCGTGCAAAGGAAGTTGGATATGAACACTCAG GATATGGTTAAAAATGACAAGAATCTGAAGAACCATCTGAAGCAACAGCCAAGGTATCGACCGCCTGGCATGAATGGCCCAT CTGGTAACGGGGGAAAAACTCGTGCCATTTCTGATACGACTGAGAAGTTGGCAAACATGAGTGTGGGCTCTGGTAGATCACTTGTGAAGCCATCTGTGCCTCCCCCACCTATGAAGGCTGGAGGTTGGCATGGGCCATCAGAATTATTGCTTGGACGAATGTCGGAACTTCCTAAACGACCTTATAATAGGAAAGTGGCGGGTTGA
- the LOC142542953 gene encoding uncharacterized protein LOC142542953: MGWKAAQKLIHHWKILRGDNVMIIRGKDKGETGLVKRVVRSQNRVIVEGKNLVKKHIKQGQGHEGGIFSVEAPLHVSNVQVIDPVTRKPCKVGIKYLEDGSKVRVSRGIGASESIIPRPEILKIRSTPRPTIVGPKDTPMDLVLEKTYDTKSGMGMPDL, encoded by the exons ATGGGTTGGAAAGCTGCCCAAAAACTTATTCATCACTGGAAGATTCTGAGAGGCGATAAT GTTATGATAATTAGGGGTAAAGATAAAGGTGAGACAGGTCTAGTTAAGCGTGTAGTTCGCTCTCAAAATCGTGTTATTGTCGAGGGCAAGAATTTG GTAAAGAAGCACATTAAGCAAGGGCAAGGTCATGAAGGTGGGATTTTCTCAGTAGAAGCCCCCCTTcatgtctcaaatgttcaggTTATTGATCCAGTCACCAG GAAGCCCTGTAAGGTGGGAATCAAATACTTAGAGGACGGTAGTAAAGTAAGGGTTTCAAGAGGTATTGGAGCATCAGAATCCATAATTCCTCGTCCAGAGATCTTAAAGATAAGGAGCACACCTAGGCCAACAATTG TCGGTCCCAAGGACACCCCAATGGATCTGGTCCTGGAAAAGACATATGATACTAAAAGTGGCATGGGAATGCCAGATCTTTAA
- the LOC142542954 gene encoding LOW QUALITY PROTEIN: replication protein A 70 kDa DNA-binding subunit A-like (The sequence of the model RefSeq protein was modified relative to this genomic sequence to represent the inferred CDS: deleted 1 base in 1 codon): MPPINLTEGAIALLSSGEAQGTDVKPVLQVADIRLVNTQNQNNNNERYRILLSDGTFTQQGMLATQRNELVRSEKLQKGSIVQLTQFVCNLIQNRMIIIIIDLDVILEKCDPIGEPKQYPNKNDGNAPSIARPTAQIQPTNQPVSGTGAQFYASGSASKPNVGSEIHAPPVMEGRNAVSHSYNSSSSNLDSSRYGSMNAPQQYAKSESGSGISRAPNNYVRPPQSLHHQPPPMFSNRGPVAKNEAPPRIIPIAALNPYQGRWTIKARVTAKGELKHYSNLRGDGKVFAFDLLDSEGGEIRVTCFNAVADQFYHQIEPGRVYMISKGSLKPAQKTFNHLRNDHEIFLESTSIIQPCFEDDKTIPQQQFHFLPICDMEGLDNNSVVDLIAVVCSISPSTLIMRKNGQETQKRTLQLKDMSGRSVELTLWGNFCNAEGQTLQNMCDSGVFPVLAVKSGRVNDFNGKSVGTISASQLFIEPDFVEAHNLRTWFDNEGKNTTAVSISRETNFVRTDTRKTVTQIKDEKLGTSEKPDWITVSATLTFMKVDNFCYTACPIMIGDRQCNKKVTNNGDGKWRCDRCDQLVDECDYRYILQMQIQDHTGLTWVTAFQETGEEILGVSAKDLYYLKYEEQDDEKFSELVRNVLFTKFTFKLKVKEETFSDEQRVKSTVVKADKVNFQTETKYLLDSIAKFKEEDLGSLPLKSEKPISASGQNHGGGFGSGSKESRASTMNYSGGNINVARDTPSQMGMYVNQYSGSRLPPTSSVGMCMSCNSCGASGHSSGNCPSVMSGPGQQSYGGSFGNKLTPGASSGGASGECFKCHQFGHWAKDCPNSSNVPPAYGTSNATPGRYGTASKQYVGGF; the protein is encoded by the exons ATGCCGCCGATTAATTTGACGGAAGGCGCAATTGCGCTGCTATCGAGTGGCGAAGCGCAGGGGACTGACGTAAAACCCGTGCTTCAAGTTGCCGACATACGTTTGGTGAATACACAGAACCAGAACAATAACAATGAACGGTATCGTATCTTGTTGTCGGACGGAACGTTCACTCAGCAAGGCATGCTCGCGACTCAGCGGAACGAATTGGTACGGTCTGAAAAGCTGCAGAAAGGTTCCATTGTGCAGTTGACGCAGTTCGTTTGTAATCTTATTCAGAATCGCAT GATTATAATCATTATTGATCTGGACGTGATACTAGAAAAATGTGACCCTATTGGTGAACCAAAGCAATATCCAAACAAAAATGACGGAAATGCGCCTTCAATTGCTAGACCGACAGCACAGATTCAGCCAACAAATCAGCCAGTTTCTGGAACTGGTGCACAATTTTATGCATCCGGTTCAGCTTCAAAGCCAAATGTGGGCAGTGAAATTCATGCTCCTCCTGTGATGGAAGGCCGGAATGCAGTCTCACACTCATATAATTCTTCCAGCAGCAATCTTGACTCTAGCAGATATGGTTCAATGAATGCACCTCAGCAGTATGCGAAATCAGAATCTGGTTCTGGGATTTCTCGGGCTCCTAACAATTATGTCAGGCCGCCTCAGTCACTTCATCATCAACCGCCTCCAATGTTCTCCAACAGGGGGCCTGTCGCTAAAAATGAAGCTCCTCCTAGAATTATTCCTATTGCTGCACTGAATCCTTACCAAGGAAGATGGACGATTAAGGCCAGAGTGACAGCCAAAGGGGAACTCAAGCACTACAGCAATCTTCGAGGTGATGGTAAAGTATTTGCTTTTGATCTTCTTGATTCTGAAGGAGGAGAAATAAGAGTGACATGCTTCAATGCTGTAGCAGATCAGTTTTACCATCAAATTGAGCCTGGTAGAGTTTATATGATTTCTAAAGGTTCGCTGAAGCCTGCTCAGAAAACTTTTAATCACCTACGCAATGATCATGAGATTTTTCTGGAGAGTACTTCAATTATTCAGCCTTGCTTTGAGGATGATAAAACCATCCCACAGCAGCAATTTCATTTTCTCCCCATATGTGACATGGAAGGCCTAGACAACAACAGTGTAGTGGATTTGATTGCTGTTGTTTGTTCTATCAGTCCATCCACCTTAATAATGAGAAAAAATGGTCAAGAAACTCAGAAAAGAACACTCCAACTCAAAGACATGTCAGGCAGAAGTGTTGAATTAACTTTGTGGGGAAACTTTTGCAATGCCGAAGGTCAAACACTTCAGAACATGTGCGACTCTGGGGTATTTCCTGTTTTGGCTGTGAAATCTGGTAGAGTGAATGATTTTAATGGAAAATCAGTGGGAACCATTTCCGCTAGTCAGCTGTTTATAGAGCCAGATTTTGTTGAAGCTCACAACCTCAGAACATGGTTCGACAACGAGGGAAAAAATACCACTGCTGTATCTATATCCAGGGAAACAAATTTTGTCCGGACTGATACACGGAAAACTGTAACTCAGATTAAAGATGAAAAATTAGGGACTTCCGAGAAGCCTGATTGGATTACAGTCTCTGCCACCCTCACGTTCATGAAAGTGGACAACTTTTGCTATACTGCATGCCCCATCATGATCGGGGATCGTCAGTGCAACAAAAAGGTTACAAATAACGGAGATGGGAAATGGAGATGCGACAGATGTGATCAGTTAGTTGATGAATGCGATTATAGATATATTCTCCAGATGCAAATCCAGGATCACACTGGATTAACATGGGTGACTGCATTTCAGGAAACAGGAGAGGAGATATTGGGCGTATCAGCAAAAGACCTGTATTATTTGAAATACGAAGAACAAGATGATGAGAAATTTTCCGAACTTGTACGTAATGTTCTGTTTACCAAATTCACATTCAAGTTAAAAGTCAAGGAAGAGACATTTAGTGATGAACAGCGTGTCAAGTCGACAGTAGTCAAAGCAGATAAGGTGAACTTCCAAACAGAGACCAAATATCTTCTAGACTCCATTGCCAAGTTCAAAGAAGAGGACTTGGGTTCTTTACCTCTTAAAAGTGAAAAACCCATTTCAGCATCTGGGCAGAATCACGGTGGAGGATTTGGTAGTGGAAGCAAAGAATCGAGAGCATCTACTATGAACTACAGTGGA GGTAACATCAATGTGGCCAGAGACACACCGAGTCAGATGGGCATGTACGTTAATCAGTATAGTGGTTCACGACTTCCCCCTACTAGTTCTGTTGGTATGTGTATGAGTTGTAATAGCTGTGGTGCTAGTGGTCATAGCTCTGGAAATTGTCCTAGTGTTATGAGTGGTCCAGGGCAACAATCTTATGGAGGCAGCTTTGGCAATAAGTTAACCCCAGGGGCGAGTTCTGGGGGTGCATCCGGTGAGTGCTTTAAATGCCATCAATTTGGACACTGGGCTAAGGATTGTCCCAATTCAAGCAATGTTCCTCCAGCTTATGGTACCAGTAATGCAACTCCTGGGAGATATGGTACGGCATCAAAGCAATATGTTGGCGGGTTTTGA
- the LOC142542955 gene encoding hypothetical protein At1g04090-like, translating to MKRLNLDTWNMFLSRLFLFLVRTCIRSSNFSVLFIVVLRLLVMGNCLSSNESSSDMGSSNSLPIDTIFKLPSPLPSWPSGGGFGKGVMDIGGLQLLQISSFKKIGATYTRGPDNLGVTFFEPSPIPDGFSMLGSYAQPNNQPLFGWVLVGKSDASDQSGQILKSPIDYTQVWVNSSQTNGSEDTAYFWLPKPSDGYRAVGYVVTSSPDKPSLDKIACVRSDFADESESDNLIWAHNGLNIHDLGPNNGGMAAETLGTGTLFIQENTANDTSSSTPPLSRLKNNNLNLSSVPNLSQVEALFKTYAPYIYFHPQEIHLPSSVNWFFSNGALLYTKGDESRLVPIEPDGSNLPQGGSNDGAYWLDLPIDEEARERVKKGDLQSAEAYIHIKPVLGATFTDIQMWLFYPFNGPATAKIGIFNKISLGKIGEHVGDWEHLTLRISNFDGVLNKVYFSEHSGGTWVDSSALEFQNGNKFVAYSSLNGHASYSTAGLFLQGAGNIGLRNEAAKSGIVMDTGSRFSVVSAEGVVEPQWLNYAREWGPKINYDFGKELRKVEMLLPGKKLNLLPNEVYGEKGPLGPKMKDVWSGDER from the exons ATGAAAAGATTGAATCTTGATACCTGGAATATGTTTTTGAGCCGTCTGTTTCTTTTCCTCGTACGCACATGTATCCGCTCCAGCAATTTCAGTGTTTTATTTATCGTCGTGCTGAGGTTATTGGTGATGGGGAATTGTCTGAGTAGCAATGAATCTTCATCAGACATGGGATCAAGTAATTCTCTGCCTATCGACACCATTTTCAAGCTTCCTTCTCCACTGCCCTCTTGGCCTTCAG GTGGTGGCTTTGGGAAAGGAGTAATGGACATAGGAGGTCTTCAATTGCTTCAAATATCATCTTTCAAGAAAATCGGGGCAACATATACAAGAGGACCAGACAATCTTGGGGTGACGTTTTTTGAGCCATCTCCAATACCAGATGGTTTCTCGATGCTTGGTAGCTATGCCCAACCAAATAATCAACCCCTTTTTGGTTGGGTTTTGGTGGGAAAATCTGATGCAAGCGATCAATCAGGCCAGATCTTGAAGAGTCCAATTGACTACACTCAAGTTTGGGTTAACAGTAGCCAGACAAATGGATCGGAAGACACTGCTTATTTCTGGCTCCCAAAACCATCCGACGGCTACAGAGCCGTCGGGTATGTCGTTACATCGTCCCCTGATAAGCCTTCTCTAGACAAGATTGCATGTGTTAGATCCGACTTCGCAGATGAATCCGAATCTGATAACTTGATTTGGGCACATAATGGATTGAATATACATGATTTAGGACCAAATAACGGAGGGATGGCAGCAGAAACACTTGGCACAGGCACACTCTTTATCCAAGAAAACACCGCCAATGATACTTCTAGTTCCACCCCACCTTTATCTCGTCTGAAGAACAACAATCTCAACTTATCTTCCGTGCCTAATCTAAGCCAAGTTGAAGCATTATTCAAGACATATGCGCCGTATATTTACTTCCATCCCCAAGAGATTCACCTGCCCTCTTCAGTAAATTGGTTTTTCAGCAATGGTGCATTGCTATACACAAAGGGAGACGAGTCAAGACTTGTCCCAATTGAGCCCGATGGCTCAAATCTTCCGCAAGGGGGCTCAAATGACGGCGCATACTGGCTAGACCTGCCAATTGATGAAGAAGCCAGAGAAAGAGTGAAGAAAGGAGATTTGCAATCCGCAGAAGCTTATATACACATCAAACCAGTGCTTGGAGCAACATTTACCGACATTCAAATGTGGCTATTCTACCCCTTCAATGGCCCTGCAACAGCAAAGATAGgaatattcaataaaatttcacTCGGGAAAATCGGAGAACACGTGGGAGACTGGGAGCATTTGACGCTTAGAATCAGCAACTTCGATGGGGTACTAAACAAAGTTTACTTCTCCGAACACAGTGGGGGTACATGGGTTGATTCCTCCGCTTTGGAATTCCAAAATGGGAACAAATTCGTGGCCTACTCCTCGTTAAACGGTCACGCAAGCTATTCCACCGCGGGGCTTTTTTTACAGGGGGCCGGTAATATTGGGTTGAGGAATGAAGCTGCAAAAAGTGGAATAGTGATGGACACCGGGTCCAGGTTTTCGGTGGTGTCAGCGGAGGGGGTGGTTGAGCCGCAGTGGCTGAACTATGCCAGAGAATGGGGtcctaaaataaattatgatttcGGCAAAGAATTGAGAAAGGTGGAGATGCTGCTGCCGGGGAAGAAGCTGAATCTGCTGCCCAATGAAGTTTATGGGGAGAAGGGACCCCTGGGCCCAAAGATGAAAGATGTTTGGAGTGGCGATGAAAGATAG
- the LOC142542957 gene encoding uncharacterized protein LOC142542957, which yields MDSHEMEEERRKKENANASVHRIILRSCFALAFSFLIFLLILFIILYLAVLIGNLSIWCPISVSSQCRILSSSVDLRSTKVCELGLLNYKAKHVFYPFEKKRYRCHYDYYWASIFKVEYVDHSGQARFAFAEAPNVALPSNCRPNFGAAWLTKDKFKVNETYQCWYTLGISKVSMNHKGLFDCQAQDPSTVEMLKRYSMLFIRMSKPWFSNGASSIRWWRWDMIAGLIAGLATSFLSITLAALLRQFISIIYRVCLSRISLPCPSIVLLKRACLFLVYFSFMSWVTFQYVKRLGLS from the exons ATGGATTCTCATGAAATGGAGGAGGAGCGGAGGAAAAAGGAAAACGCTAACGCCAGTGTTCATCGCATAATCTTGCGTTCCTGTTTTGCTCTTGCGTTTTCGTTCTTAATCTTTCTGTTAATCTTGTTTATCATACTGTATCTAGCGGTTCTGATTGGAAATCTATCGATCTGGTGCCCGATCTCCGTCTCCTCCCAGTGTAGAATACTGTCCAGCA GTGTTGATCTGAGGTCAACAAAGGTCTGTGAATTAGGATTATTAAATTACAAAGCCAAGCACGTGTTCTACCCGTTTGAGAAAAAAAGATATCGATGCCATTATGATTACTATTGGGCATCTATTTTTAAG GTAGAATATGTAGATCATTCAGGCCAGGCAAGATTTGCATTTGCTGAGGCCCCGAATGTAGCCCTCCCATCCAACTGTAGACCCAATTTTGGTGCTGCATGGTTGACAAAAGATAAATTTAAG GTTAATGAAACTTATCAATGCTGGTATACACTGGGGATTTCTAAAGTGAGCATGAATCACAAAGGTTTATTTGACTGCCAGGCCCAAGATCCATCTACTGTTGAGATGCTTAAACGCTATTCCATGTT GTTTATAAGGATGTCAAAGCCCTGGTTTTCCAATGGGGCATCGTCAATAAGATGGTGGAGATGGGACATGATTGCTGGACTCATTGCTGGCTTGGCAACTTCTTTTTTATCCATTACCTTGGCTGCACTTCTGCGACAGTTTATCTCTATCATCTACCGTGTCTGTTTGTCTAGGATATCCCTTCCATGCCCAAGTATCGTTCTACTTAAACGAGCTTGTTTATTTTTAGTGTATTTCTCCTTTATGAGTTGGGTCACTTTTCAGTATGTAAAAAGACTTGGCCTTTCTTAG